ACGCGGCCCTGGGCGGTGGACTCGGCGACCACTTCCAGCGTCGCGGCGTCCAGGACGACGGCCGCCGCGACGACGAGGTCCCGCTCGTCGTCGTAGGCGACGTCGACACCGGTGACCCGGCCGGCTCCGGGCGGGGGCCCAGGCTCGTCCAGCACCACCCGCGCACGCAACGCGTCCTGGACGGCGCGGGCTTCGGCCTCGTCGGCGGGCATGCGGAAGGTCGTCATGGCCGGTCAGTCTAGGAGCCCGGCGGTCATGTCCGTCCGCGAGTCGAGCCGCGCCGCACCGGTCGGGCACGTCGACGCCTGCGGCGGTTGTCCGGCCGGCGGGTGCCTCCTCGGAGCGCCGCCCCTGCCCACCAAGCCGGTCATGGGGCGCCGGCGGTCCACGGCCAGGCTGCCACTCGGTCGCCGAGGGCCCTACCGCAGACGCGCGACCCGGCCTTTCTCGCCCGCGGCCCAGCACCCGCCGCCCGGGGCGCAGTCGACCGTGTCGTACGAGCCGGTGTCCACGGTCCGCCAGCTGCGGCCACCGTCCCGCGTGACGTCGGTGCCGGTCGGGCCCACCGCGAGAGCCGACCGCCGGCTGTGCGGCAGCCATGTGACGCCGGACCGGTAGGCGGGCGGCGGGGCGTCCGCACGCCGCCAGTTCCGGCCGCCGTCGCCGGTGACGGACGCGGCGTCGGGCGACGCCTGGCCCGCCCGGTAGTCGCCGCCCACCGCGATGCCGTGCGTCCGGTCGTGGAAGGCGAGACCGAAGACTCCCCGTGCCGGGTCCCCCGCCGGGATCCGTGACGCGGCCGTCTTCCAGGTGAGGCCGCGGTCGTCGGAGTGCAGCACCCGGGCGGTCGCCGCGCCGCCGGTGGCGAGCCACACGTCGCTGCTGCCCGAACTGACGAGGCATTGGCCACTCGCGGCGAATCCGGCCTCGCCCGGCTGCGCCTCAGGCATCCCCGCGTCGGGCAGCACCCGCCAGTTCCGCCCGCCGTCCGAGGTCGACAGGATGCGGAACCTCCCGTCCACCGGGTCACTCATCGCGAGCCCGTGACGGGTGTCGAAGAAGGTCAGGCAGTCGTAGAAGGCCCGGGCATCGGTGTTACGGAAGGACTCGGTCCAGGTCCTGCCGCCGTCCTCGGTGCGGAAGATCCGGGACGCCTCACCCTCGCCGATGGACAGCGCCACCGCCCGCCGCCGGTCGAACGCCTCGATGTCACGGAATTCCAGTCCTGCCGCGCCGGCGGGCGAGACATCGCGCCAGTGGCGCCCTCCGTCGGTGGTGCGCAGCACCACACCCCCGGAGCCTGCGGCCCACGCGGCATCGCGGCCGACCGCGGCGAGGCCCCGGAAGCGCGCCTGGGTACCCGTGTCGGTCAGTACCCATCCCGGGTCGCGTTCCTCGTGGCCGCCCGGTGCGGCCTGCGCCGTCGGCGCGGCCGGCACTGCGGTCACCGCCAGGCCGCACAGCACCGAAACCATCAGCCGTCTCGTCTTCCCCATGACCGTCATGGCGCTGGAAGCTAACCCAACAGGGGGCGGGCGTCCAGGGTGCGCCTCGCGAAACGGGGCAGTTGATCAGAGGGGAGAGTGGGGGGCGGTGACGCAGCTCACGCCACCCGGCAGTGCACGGATGGAGACGTTCCGTCGTCTACTCCAGTGCCGGGAGCCGTTCGTCCGAGGCGAGAGGGAGCAGGTCTTGTCCACCGTAATCGAGCAGTCCGTGCAGGCGCGCATGGTCGCGTCCGCACCGCGCATGGAGACGCTGCCCGCCACCCTGCACTACGACCGCAAGGACCCCTTCGCCGTCCGCATGGCGTTCCCGGCGCCCGCGACCCTCGAAGGCACCGAGGTCTCCTGGGAGTTCTCCCGGGAGCTGCTCGCCACAGGCATGGACGCGCCGGCAGGCGTCGGCGACGTCCGCGTCCGGCCGTTCGGGTACGACCGCACGGTCCTGGAGTTCCACGCGATCGAGGGCATCGCGATGGTGCATGTGCGCACGTCGGAGCTGCGCCGTTTCCTGAAGCGGGCGCAGGAACTCGTCCCGGTGGGGGACGAGTACCTCTTCCTGGACCTGGACGGCGACCTGACCGATCTGCTGGGCGGTTCCGCCTGAGTCCGGTCGAGCCCGGCCTGAACCCCGCCTGATCCCCGCCTGATCCCCGCCGCCGGGAGACACGGTCAGCCGGTGCGGCACAGGGCGTGGTCGACGAGGTCGCGCAGCGCGTCCTCCTGACGGGCCGCCGTGTGAGGGTCTCCGGAGCGGCTGTGCGCGGAGACGGTGACGGTGCGCCGGCCGTCCGTGGTCGTCGCCGCCCGGACGACATATCCGAAGCCGCTCCCTCCGTGCCCGAGGTAGCCGCCGCCGCAGGACAACGGTGTGAAGAACAGGCCCAGGCCGTCCTGGGTGCCCTCCGGGTGACCGCTGTCCGGTGGTACCGGCACGGTGTTCCGCATGGCGGCGAGTTCGGCGGGCTTCAGCAGCTGCCCCCTGGCCAGTGCGGAGAAGAAGCGGTTGAGGTCCCGGGCCGTGCCGGTCATCGAACCATCGGCCCCGCTGTCGAAGGGGCGGTAGGGGATCGTGGTGTCGACCATCGGTCCGTCCGCCGTGAACTGCTGGTAGTTCGCCGTGTGCGGGTGCGGGAGGAAGGGCCGAGTGCCGGGGGTGTCTGTGTGGCGCAGGCAGAGCGGGCGCAGGACACGGTCGTGGACCTGCTGCTCCCAGGTGGTGCCGGTGATCTTCTCGATGATCATCCCCAGGAGCACGTAGTTCGTGTTGGAGTAGGCCCATCGGGTGCCCGCCGGGAAGTCGGGTTCATGCCGCACGGCCAGGCCCACCAGTGCTTCGGGCTCGTAGGCGCGCCACCGGTCGGCGAAGTAGGTCCGGGCACCGGGGTCGGGGAAGACGTCGTGGATGTAGTCGGACAGACCGCTGGTGTGCTGCAGCAGATCCCGGACGGTGACGGTCCGGCCGTCGTTGCCCGCGCCGGACACGACGCCGGGCAGCAGCTCCTCCACCGTCCCGTCGAGGGAGACGCGTTCCTCGCCCACCAGTTGCAGGAGGACGGTGGCGACGAACGTCTTGGTGGTACTGCCCAGCCGCAGGTACCCGTCCGTCGCGACGGGGCGGCGTGTGACCAGGTCCCCCACCCCGGAACGGGACGTGACGGTGCCGCCGGGGGTTTCCAGCCGGACCGCCACCCCCGTGACCCCGGTGTCCCGCAGCGCGTCGGCGTCACGCTGCACGGACCGGGCCGCGGCGGACGGGTGGGGTGCGGCCGAAGCCGCGGCAGATGGCAGAACCAGTGCCGGTACGAATGCCAGCACTGCGGCCGGTAACCACGAACGGTGAAGGATCATGCCCCGACGCTAGGAGCGGAACGGCCCGCCGGCCATCCCGAATGCCCCCGGCCCGAACGGGTGCCGGCCGGATGGACATCGCGACGGGCGGACCCGGGTAGCCCGATCCGGTGAGCGGGCGGGGGCTCGCACGCGTGGCCCGAATTCGGTTGCCTGGGCCCCGGACCCGCTCGTAACGTCATCGGTGTCCCTGTCGTCGTCGGATCGGAGAAGGACGTTGCTCCACATCTGAGGTGTCCGCCGACCGCGCCGTGCGCTCTGCCGCGCCGCCGTGTCCCGCGTGACCCCAGTGTCCGAGCCGTTCTCCGTGATTCCTCCGACGCAGCCGGGAGACCCTTGTGCCTGCATCCACCACGCATATCCTCTGTTCCTCCCTCTCGTTCGCCTGGCCCGACGGGAGCGAGGTCTTCGACGGCTTGCAACTGACCGTGGGAAGTGGCCGCACCGGACTGATCGGGCTCAACGGCTGCGGGAAGTCGACGCTGTTGCGGCTGATCGCCGGTGAACTCGGGCCGACGGAAGGACACATCAGGACCGTCGGCGACATCGGCCACCTCCCTCAGGACATCACCCTGGACACCGGGCTCCGGGTGGACGAGGTGCTGGGTGTCGCCACGACGCGCGCGGCGCTCCTCGCCATCGAGGGGGGCGACGCCGACGAGGCGCACTTCGCCGCCGTCGGGGACGACTGGGACGTCGAGGAGCGCGCCCGCGCGGTGCTCGACCAACTGGGCATGTCCGGTACCGGCCTCGACCGCACCGTCGGCGAGCTGTCCGGCGGCGAGTGCGTACTGCTGCGGCTGGCGGCTCTGCTGCTCACCCGCCCTTCCGTCCTCCTGCTGGACGAACCGACCAACAACCTCGATCTGTACGCCCGCAGACGGCTGTACGAAGCCGTCGACGCCTGGGCGGGAGTGCTGGTCGTGGTCAGCCATGACCGGGAGCTGCTGGAGCGGGTGGACCGGATCGCGGATCTCCGCGACGGCTCGGTCACCTGGTACGGCGGCAACCTGTCGGCGTACGAGGCGGCGCTGGCCGTGGAACAGGAGGCCGCCGAACGGATGGTGCGGGTCGCGGAGGCCGATGTCCGGCGGCAGCGGCGCGAACTCACCGACGCGCACGTCAAGCTCTCCCGGCGCAAGCGGTACGGGCAGAAGATGTGGGACACCAAGCGCGAGCCGAAGGCCGTGATGGGCCAGCGCAAGCAGACCGCCCAGGAGTCGGCGGGCAAGCACCGAATCATGCACACGGAACGGCTGGCGGACGCGCAGGAGCGCCTCGGCGAGGCGGTCGAAGCGGTACGGGACGACGAGGCCATCCGCATCGAGCTGCCGCGGACCCGGGTCCATCCGGGCCGTGGCGTGCTGGTGCTCCGGGACCTCGAACTCGCCCACGGCGCACGGCTGAGGGGCGAGTGGGATCTGCGCGGACCGGAGCGGATCGCGCTGATCGGCCGCAACGGCGCGGGAAAGACGACCCTGCTGCGCACGATCGCGGGCGAGTCGGAGCCGGTCTCCGGCGAGGCGGTCCCGCAGGTGCCGGTGGGCTTCCTGCCGCAGCGTCTCGACGTCCTCGACGACGCGTTGTCCTTGGTGGGGAACGTGGCACGTGTCGCGCCGGGCACCACGGACAACGGCATCCGGGCGAGGCTGGCGCACTTCCTCTTCAAGGGCGGCAGGGCGGACCGCCCGGCCGGGACCCTCTCGGGTGGCGAGCGCCTCCGGGCCACGCTCGCGGCGCTGCTCCTCGCGGAGCCGGGCCTCAGCTGCTGATGCTGGACGAGCCGACGAACAGCCTCGACCTGTCCGGTGTGCACCGCCTGTCGTCGGCGCTGGAGGCGTACGAGGGAGCACTCATCGTGGCGAGTCACGACATGCCGTTCCTGGAGTCGCTGGGAATCACCCGGTGGCTGCTGCTGGACGCGGACGGACTCCGGGACGTCGACCCCACGAAGCTGCCTGGGGTCGGCGGCGAAGGCGCCTGACTTGTCCACTCCAGGGCGGCTTTCACCTGCAATGATGACATTGAGTGAGCACACAGTGCGAGGACCGGGCTTGGCTGTGGCCTTACTGCCGCCTTAACCTACGGTCACGTAACCTACGAAGCCGTAGGTAATTCTCCCGTCCCCAGGAGCCCCCGTGACGATCACCTCTCCCCACCTCGGCAGTTCGAAGGCGTGGACCGACGCCCAGCTGCTGTACGCACTGGAGGAGGTGGTGGAGAAGGAACTCAACCGCCATCTCAAGGTCGCCAAGGACTGGATGCCCCACGAGTACGTGCCGTTCTCCGACGGCCGTAACTTCCCCGGATACTTCGAGGACGGGGAAGCGTGGGAGACCAGCCAGTCCAAGGTCACCGACATCGGGCGCATCGCCCTCGTCGTGAACCTGCTGACCGAGGACAACCTCCCCAGCTACCACCACGAGATCGCCTCCCTCTTCGGCCGCGACGGCGCCTGGGGCACCTGGGTGCACCGCTGGACCGCGGAGGAGGGCCGGCACGGCATCGTGATGCGCGACTACCTGCTCACCTCGCGCGCCGTGGACCCGGACAAGCTCGAGCAGTTCCGCATGGCGCACATGGCGGAGGGCTTCGAGTCCGACAACCGCCACTCCATGCTGCACTCCGTGGCGTACGTCGCGTTCCAGGAGCTCGCCACCCGCGTCTCGCACCGCAACACCGGCCACCAGTCGGGCGACCCGGTCTGCGACCGGATGCTGGCCCGGATCGCGACCGACGAGAACCTGCACATGGTCTTCTACCGCAATCTGCTGGGCGCGGCCTTCGACCTGGCCCCGGATCTCACGATGCAGTCCGTACGTGACGTCGTCGTCAACTTCCGGATGCCCGGACACGGCATGCCCGGCTTCGAGCGGGCCGCCGCGCAGATGGCGATCGGCGAGATCTACAACATGCGCATCCACCACGACGACGTGATCCAGCCCGTCCTGCGGTACCTGAAGGTCCTCGACATCGACGGCCTCGGCCCGGAGGGCCTCAAGGCGCAGGAGGAGCTCGGGCTCTACATGAACGGCCTGGACAGCGAGGCGTCGAAGTTCGACGAGAAGCTGGCGGCCCGCAAGGCCCGACTGGCGGCCAGGGCCGCCCAGGGCTGACCGTCCGGCGATCCGCCCGGCAGGGGCTCGGGATCCGCTCCCCGACCCCCGCCGGACAGCGGCGGCGTACGCCTCACGCGTGCGCCCCCGTTTCGCGCCCGGGCTTTTCCCGGGGCTTCACGGAACACGTACTCCGCGCCCCGGGCGCGTGGACGGCACCGACGCGCACGAGGGCCTGGGCCCCGGTTTCGCCGACGCGTGACGGACCGCCCGGGAAGCGGTGTCCGGCACGGCCGGCCCCGGCAGCACGCACGGCTCGGGGCCCGTTCTCAGCCGCGCCTTCTGCGCAGCCGGTCCCGCTCCTTCTCGGAGAGGCCGCCCCACACACCGAAGCGTTCGTCGTGGGTGAGTGCGTACTCCAGGCAGGCGACGCGGCCCTCACAGGCGTTGCACAGTTGCTTGGCCTCACGGGTGGAGCTGCCCGGCGCCGGGAAGAAGAACTCCGGCCCGGCCTGCGCGCACAGCGCGGTCTCCTGCCAGGTGAGTTCGTCGGTCATGGTGTTGATCGGCATGGGACCCACGATGCCCGTTGGCGATAAACATGTGATCAACGATGGTTCAACGAGCGGTTCGACCGGGTGCCGCACGCACCCGCACGGGTTGTTCCCACGATGCTCTGCGCAGGTCAGGACCCTACGGCATCGGTGCCGGCTTGATCACCGCGAAGGCGGCTCCGGCGGGGTCGGCGAAGGTCGCGATCCGGCCGACTTCGGCCAGATCCGTGGCGGCCATGGTCACCCGGCCGCCCAGCCGCTCCGCGGCGGACACCGTGGCGTCGGTGTCGTCCACGGCGAAGTACGGCAGCCAGTGCGGTCCGGCAGCGGTCTCGCTCGGCACCTGGTCGAGGGGTACGAGTCCCCCGAAGGCGGACTCGTCGTTGTCCGTGCCCGCGGGCCGGACGACCGTGTAGGAGCCGCCGGGAAAGCTCATCTGGTTGGTCTGCCATCCGAAGACCGTGTGGAAGAAGGCGGCTGCCGAGGGCACGTCCGGGGTGTACAGCTCGGACCAGATCAGCGAACCGGGTTCCATGATCATGCCAAGGCCGGGGTTCGTACCGGGCTGCCAGACGCCGAAGTACGCGCCGTTGTTGTCGGTGAAGCCGCCCATGCGCCCGTAGTCCAGCACGTCCATCGGCGGGAAGGCCGCCGTGCCCCCGGCCTGTTCGACCGTCCGTGCGGTGGCGCCGGCGTCCGGGGTCTGGAAGTAGACCGACCAGGAGGGCTTTCCCTGGCCCTCGGGCACGGTCATGACGCCCGCGACGGTCCTGCCCCGCAGCTGATACGTCCCGTAGCCGCCGGTCTCGGGGCCTCCGGGCTGAAGCTCCCAGCCGAACAGACCGTTGTAGAAGACCGTGGCCGCGTCGATGTCGGGTGTGCCGAGATCGACCCAGTCCGGGGCGCCGGTCTCGAAGGACGGGTCGAGCATGGTGAGCTCCTAGGGCGGATCCTGTGCCTCGCGTGGTCCGTCACGCCAGGCTTCCCTCACCCTCCGAGTCTGGCACCGGGCACGGACGACCGCAGCCCCGGCGGGCCGGCCGGGCCCCCGGCCACGAGGGGCCCGGCCGGTCGGGTCAGCGTGCGACACCCAGCGCGGGGAGCACCGTCTCGGCGACCCTGTAGGCCTCTTCCAGCAGCGGGTTCCCGGAGAGGATGAAGGTGTCGACACCCAGGTCCTGGAACTCCCCGAGGCGCTCGACGACCTGGGCCGTCGAGCCCACGACCGCCGTGCCGGGGCCGGGCCTGAACAGGCTCATGCCCGGCCACATGTTGGGGTGTCTCTCCAGTTCCCGGGCGCGGGCCGGGACGCGTCCGCCGTGCTGCCGGAACTGACGCTGCCAGCCCACCCCCTCCTCACCTGACCGGTCGCCGAGCATGCGGGCGTACGTCGCCTCGCTCGTGACGTCCAGCAGCCGGTCGGCGGCGGCCCACGCCTCGTCCTCCGTGTCGCGCACGATGAGGTGGAGCCGCAGACCGATGCGCAGGGTGCGGCCGTGGGCGCGGGCCCTGGCCCGGACCTTGTCCAGCTTCTCCTTCAGCAGGTGCGGCGGTTCGCCCCAGGTGAGGAAGACGTCGACGT
The DNA window shown above is from Streptomyces sp. Alt3 and carries:
- a CDS encoding acyl-ACP desaturase — encoded protein: MTITSPHLGSSKAWTDAQLLYALEEVVEKELNRHLKVAKDWMPHEYVPFSDGRNFPGYFEDGEAWETSQSKVTDIGRIALVVNLLTEDNLPSYHHEIASLFGRDGAWGTWVHRWTAEEGRHGIVMRDYLLTSRAVDPDKLEQFRMAHMAEGFESDNRHSMLHSVAYVAFQELATRVSHRNTGHQSGDPVCDRMLARIATDENLHMVFYRNLLGAAFDLAPDLTMQSVRDVVVNFRMPGHGMPGFERAAAQMAIGEIYNMRIHHDDVIQPVLRYLKVLDIDGLGPEGLKAQEELGLYMNGLDSEASKFDEKLAARKARLAARAAQG
- a CDS encoding WhiB family transcriptional regulator — protein: MPINTMTDELTWQETALCAQAGPEFFFPAPGSSTREAKQLCNACEGRVACLEYALTHDERFGVWGGLSEKERDRLRRRRG
- a CDS encoding VOC family protein, whose protein sequence is MLDPSFETGAPDWVDLGTPDIDAATVFYNGLFGWELQPGGPETGGYGTYQLRGRTVAGVMTVPEGQGKPSWSVYFQTPDAGATARTVEQAGGTAAFPPMDVLDYGRMGGFTDNNGAYFGVWQPGTNPGLGMIMEPGSLIWSELYTPDVPSAAAFFHTVFGWQTNQMSFPGGSYTVVRPAGTDNDESAFGGLVPLDQVPSETAAGPHWLPYFAVDDTDATVSAAERLGGRVTMAATDLAEVGRIATFADPAGAAFAVIKPAPMP
- a CDS encoding serine hydrolase domain-containing protein, with protein sequence MILHRSWLPAAVLAFVPALVLPSAAASAAPHPSAAARSVQRDADALRDTGVTGVAVRLETPGGTVTSRSGVGDLVTRRPVATDGYLRLGSTTKTFVATVLLQLVGEERVSLDGTVEELLPGVVSGAGNDGRTVTVRDLLQHTSGLSDYIHDVFPDPGARTYFADRWRAYEPEALVGLAVRHEPDFPAGTRWAYSNTNYVLLGMIIEKITGTTWEQQVHDRVLRPLCLRHTDTPGTRPFLPHPHTANYQQFTADGPMVDTTIPYRPFDSGADGSMTGTARDLNRFFSALARGQLLKPAELAAMRNTVPVPPDSGHPEGTQDGLGLFFTPLSCGGGYLGHGGSGFGYVVRAATTTDGRRTVTVSAHSRSGDPHTAARQEDALRDLVDHALCRTG
- a CDS encoding SsgA family sporulation/cell division regulator, whose amino-acid sequence is MSTVIEQSVQARMVASAPRMETLPATLHYDRKDPFAVRMAFPAPATLEGTEVSWEFSRELLATGMDAPAGVGDVRVRPFGYDRTVLEFHAIEGIAMVHVRTSELRRFLKRAQELVPVGDEYLFLDLDGDLTDLLGGSA
- a CDS encoding WD40/YVTN/BNR-like repeat-containing protein, which encodes MTVMGKTRRLMVSVLCGLAVTAVPAAPTAQAAPGGHEERDPGWVLTDTGTQARFRGLAAVGRDAAWAAGSGGVVLRTTDGGRHWRDVSPAGAAGLEFRDIEAFDRRRAVALSIGEGEASRIFRTEDGGRTWTESFRNTDARAFYDCLTFFDTRHGLAMSDPVDGRFRILSTSDGGRNWRVLPDAGMPEAQPGEAGFAASGQCLVSSGSSDVWLATGGAATARVLHSDDRGLTWKTAASRIPAGDPARGVFGLAFHDRTHGIAVGGDYRAGQASPDAASVTGDGGRNWRRADAPPPAYRSGVTWLPHSRRSALAVGPTGTDVTRDGGRSWRTVDTGSYDTVDCAPGGGCWAAGEKGRVARLR